In bacterium, the following are encoded in one genomic region:
- a CDS encoding NHL repeat-containing protein translates to MNRAILTLFALLIVGIANCEQKETTYLYPPFKHSWGFHKGTEEKLDMLLGDRTDFDNPQGIAVTRLKSWDNPKTTRDDDEVTVFGVNSGRGQIIYNKSMYKLGLYGSKGSGREQFLNPHGICATPDGDVYVADTGNRRIVHLHIPKDSLYWVKTIGEDILSAPFDVACIPGGTLYVSDSELGAIFVFDTSGNLIKTFRGLFAPRGIDVDASSIRWSAYKGNFIVVVDSAGKKIVKLNRINGRRLGEVSMRKLGMPDANLQYLALDYLDNINVTDMARCQIHKFDRKLRYLTSYGSCGTGDDQFDQPRGIAIWRRFGQIFIAERASAQYFWVGVDVKSFRITRNDDRQFLIHAFVTEDAYLTVTIKGNGIKRQLLKRKRRLSAGENMFRINIPLDIKPGKYNLIFSFEATYSSKGYFSKTVEKTINIM, encoded by the coding sequence ATGAATCGTGCGATTCTAACATTATTTGCTCTGCTTATTGTGGGCATAGCGAACTGCGAGCAAAAAGAGACAACCTATCTTTACCCGCCTTTCAAGCATTCCTGGGGATTCCATAAGGGTACCGAAGAAAAACTCGACATGCTATTAGGAGACCGCACCGATTTCGACAACCCCCAGGGAATCGCTGTTACCCGTCTCAAAAGTTGGGACAATCCCAAAACCACCCGTGACGATGATGAGGTAACGGTTTTCGGGGTTAACTCCGGACGAGGCCAGATTATCTACAACAAATCAATGTACAAACTTGGACTTTACGGCAGCAAAGGTAGTGGAAGAGAACAATTTCTAAATCCTCATGGAATATGCGCAACTCCCGATGGTGATGTTTATGTTGCAGATACCGGCAACAGAAGAATAGTTCATCTCCACATTCCAAAAGACAGCCTTTATTGGGTAAAAACCATAGGCGAAGATATACTTTCGGCACCTTTTGATGTAGCATGCATTCCCGGCGGAACACTTTATGTTTCCGACAGTGAACTTGGCGCCATTTTTGTTTTCGACACATCCGGGAATCTAATCAAAACCTTTAGGGGCTTGTTTGCACCTCGAGGAATTGATGTGGACGCATCCTCAATAAGATGGTCGGCATATAAAGGTAATTTCATCGTTGTCGTTGACTCAGCGGGCAAAAAAATAGTAAAATTAAATCGCATAAATGGGAGAAGACTCGGGGAAGTATCTATGAGGAAACTCGGAATGCCCGACGCCAATCTCCAGTATCTTGCGCTCGATTACCTGGACAACATAAACGTTACCGACATGGCAAGATGCCAAATTCACAAATTCGACAGGAAATTACGATATTTAACTTCCTATGGTAGTTGCGGCACGGGCGATGACCAGTTCGACCAACCGCGCGGAATAGCTATATGGCGCCGATTCGGGCAAATCTTTATCGCGGAAAGAGCATCCGCACAGTATTTCTGGGTTGGCGTGGATGTTAAAAGCTTTAGAATAACAAGAAATGACGACAGACAATTTCTTATCCATGCATTCGTTACGGAAGATGCATACCTAACCGTCACCATAAAAGGCAATGGAATAAAAAGGCAACTGCTGAAGCGCAAAAGGCGGCTTTCCGCAGGAGAAAACATGTTCCGAATAAACATTCCCTTGGACATAAAACCTGGAAAATACAATCTCATATTTTCATTCGAGGCTACATATAGCTCAAAAGGTTACTTCTCAAAAACTGTAGAAAAAACGATCAACATAATGTGA
- a CDS encoding RpiB/LacA/LacB family sugar-phosphate isomerase, with amino-acid sequence MTKEELDRIVEEVLARILGKTAPEQEKTVSKKNNPASDKKYPILKPIRTGVPVLVTEDALKKLVPNGGTILVEGKFIVTPSAKDFIMRKGIMIKPVEQIPESLKSQEKHPSTKNNVALASDTTGIAHLKYLTEKLAQEGYKPINVFEARNEKPETAKLVELVCEKLRDGMATFGIIMDKDGFGSMIHANRFKGIRAVIVGNEQDAQIAREKFDANILCIPTSKFSEQRTLEIARKFITTEFGGNKENEKVIADMDKA; translated from the coding sequence TCGACAGAATAGTTGAAGAAGTATTAGCACGGATACTGGGGAAAACTGCGCCCGAACAGGAAAAAACTGTTTCAAAAAAGAACAATCCAGCCTCTGACAAAAAATATCCCATTCTAAAACCCATAAGAACTGGTGTTCCAGTATTAGTAACAGAAGACGCCCTAAAAAAACTCGTTCCCAATGGAGGAACAATACTTGTCGAGGGAAAGTTCATCGTAACCCCTTCCGCCAAAGACTTCATAATGCGAAAAGGAATAATGATAAAGCCTGTCGAACAAATTCCCGAAAGCCTTAAAAGTCAAGAAAAACATCCGTCAACGAAAAACAATGTAGCGCTTGCTTCAGATACAACAGGCATAGCGCACCTAAAGTATCTGACTGAAAAACTTGCTCAGGAAGGATATAAGCCGATAAATGTTTTCGAGGCGAGAAACGAGAAACCCGAGACAGCAAAACTGGTTGAACTCGTTTGCGAAAAATTAAGAGACGGCATGGCTACATTTGGCATTATAATGGACAAAGACGGCTTCGGAAGTATGATACATGCGAATCGATTTAAAGGAATCCGCGCAGTAATAGTCGGAAACGAGCAGGATGCACAGATAGCAAGGGAAAAATTCGATGCAAATATTTTATGTATTCCCACAAGCAAGTTCTCCGAACAAAGAACGCTTGAAATAGCGAGGAAATTCATCACAACAGAGTTCGGGGGAAACAAGGAGAATGAAAAAGTCATCGCGGATATGGATAAGGCATGA